A stretch of DNA from Deltaproteobacteria bacterium:
GTAGGGGCCGGGAACGTAAGCGCAGAAAGGATCCGACTCGAGGTAGTCTCCCGTCATGCTGAAGGCGCGCGCCCGCGAGCCACCGCAGACGTCGCGGAACTCACAGACGCCGCACTTGCCCTTGAGCTGCTGGTAGTCGCGCAAGGTGCGAAACAACTCGCTGTCGCGATAAATCGCCGCCAAGCGCTGCTGGCGCACGCTGCCGGCCGAAATCGGCAAGAAGCCGCTGGGGAAGACCTCGCCGGTGTGTGAAATGAACACGAAGCCGTTGCCGTCATTGACGCTCTTGGGCGCGCGCGACTGCCCGTCCTTGATGGCGAAGCCGAGACCGCGGACCGCCGGCAGCGGGCGGCGCTGGCGGCGCGCGCCGGCGCGCCGCTGCAACAGAAAGCGCCGGTAGTGCGGCGCGGCCGTGCTCTTGATGTCGAACGGCACTTCTTGTGACAGAGAGAACATCTTGGCGAAGATCGCCTCGTACTGCTCGGCGCTGATTTCGTCCTGTGGCCGCCCGCGCCCGGTCGGCACCAGGAAGAACACGCTCCAGAGGTCAATGCCCAGGCCGGTCATCAGCTCGGCCAGGGCGTCGAAGTCATCGAAGTTGAAACGGGTGACGGTGGTGTTCACCTGGGTCGACAGGCCGAGGCTGCGGGCGTACCCCAGCAGGTCGAGCGACCAGTCGAAGGAGCCGCGTACGCGCCGGAAGGCGTCGTGAGCGGCCGCGCTCGCGCCGTCGAGGCTGACGGCTATGCGCGCCAGGCCGGCGGCCTTGAGCCGGTCGATGACTGCGTGCGTCATCAGCGGCGTGCCCGAGGGCGTCATGGTCATGCGCAGGCCGGCGCGGTCACCGTAGCTGATGAGGTCGTAGATGTCCGGCCGCTTGATCGGGTCGCCGCCGGTGAGCACCAACAGCGGGCTGCCGAATTCGGCCACCTGCTCGAGCAGCTGGCACCCCTCGGCGGTGCTCAACTCGCGCGGGTCGCGCGCGGGCACGGCTTCAGCACGGCAATGCACGCAGGCGAGGTCGCAGGCGCGGGTGACTTCCCAAATGACGAGAAAGGGGGCGCGCTCGAAATCGAGGGTGCCGAGGTCGGTGCGGCCGCCGCCAACGGCGGTGTCGGCCGAGGCTGCAGTCGGTGTCGCAGACATCGCGGCGCAGCTTAGCGCAGGCGCACGGCTGGCGCCACCGCACCGCCGGCTAGAAGAACACCCCGGTGCGCTCGCGCAGGCCGCGTTCGAGCATGCTCTGGATCGCGCTCTTCACCTTGTCGACGTGGCGCTGGATGACGCGGTCCTCGTCGTGAGGGTTACCGGAGAACCGCATCGGCTTGCCGAAATAGATGCGGTACTTCGCCGGCAGCGGGATCAAACCGAGCGGCCCGAGCCATGGCCAGGTGAGCGTGACCGGGAAGGCGGGCATGCCGAGCAGGCGCGCCAGCCAGCGCACGTTAGCGATCGCCGGGGCTTGTTCCTCCGAGCCCACCACCGCCACCGGCACGATCGGCGTTTTGGTCTCGAGCGCCAAGCGCACGAAGCCAAGGCCGAACTCCTGCAGCTGATAGCGCTGGCTGAAGAGTTTATTCATGCCGCGCACGCCCTCGGGAAACACCAACACCGCTTCGTCGTTGTTGAGCAGGTCAACGCAGTTCTTCGGCGTGCCGACCACCGAGCCGATGCGGGCGAGCAACTCGCTGACAAACGGGACGGTTGGCAGCCAATACTCACCCATGGCGCGCAGGATGCGCGGCGGGTCGCCGTAGAGGAAGGCGGCGGTGGCGATCATCGTGCCGTCGATAGCTATCTGGCCGGCGTGGTTGGCGATGAGCAGCACGCGCCCGGGCGGCAGGTGTTCGATACCGCTGGCCTCGGCGCGGAAGTAGTAGCGGTAGAACAGCGCCGTAACCTGCAGCGCGCGCCGGGCGCTGTCGACGTGAAAGCCCCAGGGGTCGTAGCCGTAGCGATTCAACCGCACCGGCACCTTGTGCATGCGGTGCGCGATCTCGTCGTTGAGACGGGCGATGACATCAGGATTGACGGCGTTGCCGAGCTGGTGCACGAACTCCACCAGACGTTCGAGCCCGTCCGGCGCCGCGGTGGGCCGGCGGGCGACGCGAGCCTTGGCCGCTGGCCCCTGCTGGTCGCCGGTCTTGGCGCGCCGGCCCGTCTGCCGGCGGTGGTTGTCCAGTGAGGCAACGCGCGCAGCCATACACATCACTCCTTGCGCAGAATCATCCCGTTGGGTTTCCGGCGGTGGTCGTCGCTCGGCTACGCGCCTAACTGCGCAGGCTGGCGAAGATCTCCTCGAGCCCGAAGCGGGGCTTAAAGCCGGTGGCGGCGGCAAAGCGGCTGCCGTCGAGCGTGCACGGGTACTTGACGAAATCGATCGCCCCGGGGGGAAAGGGATAGAGGCCCAGGCGAAACATGGTTCTCACGGCCGGCCGCGCCAGCACTTCCGGCAGCGGCACCGCCGTCCCACCGGTTTCCGCGATCGCCACTTTGAGCGGCACCGCCCCCGGCCCGGTCAAGTTGAACACTCCGCGCGCACGCCGCTCAATGGCCAGCGCGATGGCCTCGGCAACGTCCTGCTCGTGGATGAACTGCATCATGGGGTTGAAGCCCATCGCCGTCGGCACGTATTCCAGTTGCAAATAGCGGCCGATCGCACTGTGTACGGAGTAGCCGAGCACATTTACAGGTCGAATAATCGTGACCGCGATCTCCGGGTACTGCCACAGGTAGGCGCTGGCGAGGGTGTCGACCTCCACCAGATCGCGCACGTCGGGATAGGTGCGGCTGCCGTTGAGCGGATAGCCCTCGTCCATGTAGTAGGGGTTCTCGGGCAGCGCTCCGTAGACGTAGGCGCTGGAAAAAACCACTAATTGTTTCACGCCGTAAGTGACGCAACACTCGAGCACGCGTTTGGTACCGGCCAGGTTGACCTGGTGCCGAACCGCCGGGGCCTCCTCGAAGTGGCGAATGAAGGCCAGGTGCGCGATCGCGTGCGGGCGCTCGCGGCGCACCACGTCCTCGAAGCGCCGTTTGCGCAAGTCGAGCTGGTAGAAGCGCAGCTCGCGCGGGCGCTCCTTCCAGGGAGTGCGGTCGGCGCCGACGATCTCGTAGGCACGAGCCAGGCGGCGGGCCACCAAATTCCCCTGCCCGCCGGCGACGCCCGTAACCAACACCTTGTCCATACGGCGGCAACTGTAATCCGCCGCTCAGCGCAGAGCAATGGCCGCGACCAGCCGGTGCCCGCAGCCCGCCCGCAGCCCCCCGGCAGGCGGGTCGGCTCAATTGCTGCCCAGGTGCGCGGCCAGTGCGGCGTAGGGATCGGCGGCGCCGGCGGCGACTTGCAACACCTGGGCAATCGCAGCAGCCAGGTTGCCACGAGCGCGTGCCTGCATGGCAGCGAACAGCTCCAGCCGCTCGTTGTACATCGCATAGTGCAGCAGGCTGGCGTTATTGAGTGGAGCGCGAGCGAAGTCGGCATAGAGATTGGTTTGCAGGGGCAAGGCGCGAAACTCGGTCTGGCCGCGGCTGAGCCGCCGCCGCCGCTCGCTGTCATCGATGCCGCTGGCGTAGGCTGCGCGCATGCTGGCGGTCAGCCGGCCAAGAAATGCCGAGAACGCCAGCGCGTCCTGCCACAGCTGTTCGGCGCGCGCGGCGTTGTCGCTCTCGCCCCGCGCGGTGAAAAACGCCACCGTGCCGCTGTAACCAACGAAGTTAGCGAACGACTCGTTAAAGGCGCCGTGGCCGGGCAGGTAGCGGGTGTTGTGGGTCAGCTCGTGCATGATCACCGCTGCCAGGCTCACCCGATCGAGGCGCAACAAATTCGACAGCAACGGATCATCGAACCAGCCGAGGGTGCTAAAGGCTACCGACGGCTGCACCACGGTATCGTAGCCCTCGGCTTCCAGCTCCGCCGCCGCGGCGTGCGCCTCGGCCTGGTCAAAAAAGCCGCGGTACGGCACCCGACCCACGATCGGAAACCACCAGGTAACCAGCTCCAGCCGCTCGCGATAAGCCGCCAGCACCACGTGCACCACCTGATCGGCGTCCACCCGCGCGAAGCTGCTGAAGCTGCCGGCGGCCCGCAGCCCGAGTCGGTCGCGGGCAAAAGCGCGGGCATCGAGCGCTAGCGCCAGCTTGCTCTTGGTGTCGGCGTCAAGCAGCGGGTCTGCCAGTAACTCCTCGATCGGTTGCCGGCGCCACAGGATGCGTGCTTCCTCGTAACCCGCGCGCAGCACGTACAGCGGCGAGCAGCCGGCGAGCAAGCAGCCGCCGGCGGCCAGCGCTACCGCCCAAGCGGCGGCCGCGGCCAGCCGGCGCCAGCGCTCACTTCGCCGCACCGCTGCCCACCTCCGCCGCCGGCGCCGGGGCGGCAACCGGACGGTACTGCAACTGATGCAACCGGTAGTACAAGCCGCGGGCGGTCAGGAGCTGGGCGTGCGTGCCGCACTCGCGTAACTGGCCGTGATGCATCACCAGAATGCGGTCGCTGTGCTCGATGGTGGAGAGCCGGTGAGCGATCACCACCGCGGTGCGCTGGCGCATGAGCACGGCGAGCGCGTCCTGGATCAGCAACTCGGTTTCGGTATCGACACTGGCGGTCGCTTCGTCGAGCACAAGAATCGGCGGATCGCGCGCCAGGGCGCGGGCAAACGCCAGCAGCTGGCGCTGGCCGGTGGAGAGGTTGCTGCCACGTTCGCGCAGCTGTGCGTGGTAGCGCTCGGGCAGCCGCTCGATGAAGTGGTGGGCGTTGACCAGCGTCGCCGCCCGCTCGACGACGGCGGGGGAGATCTCCGGCCGGCCCAAGGTGAGGTTGTCGGCGATGGTGCCGGAGAACAGGAAGACGTCCTGCAATACTACGCCGATGCGCGCCCGCAAGGCGTGCAGATCCCACTGGCGCACATCACTGCCATCGACCAGCACTCGGCCACGGTTAGCATCGTAGGTGCGATTGAGCAGCTTGATGACCGAGGTCTTGCCGGCGCCGGTGGCGCCGACGATGGCGATCTTCTCGCCCGGTTCGATCACGAAGGAAACGTCCTTCAGCACCCAGTCCTCTTGTTTGTAGGCGAACCACACGTGATCGAACTCGATCCGGCCGCGGGTGGCCGCCGGCCGCTTAGCCGCCGGTGGGCTGGCAATCAGGGCGGGGGTGTCGAGCAATTGAAAGACGCGCTCGGCCGAAGCCATGGCCGATTGCATCACCGCATACTTGGTCGAGAAATCGCGGATCGGAACGAAGAACTTCTGCACATACTCGATAAAGGCGACCAGGGTACCAAACGCCAAGGCGCCGGCCAGGATTTCGCCGCCGCCGTACCAGACGATGAGCGCGAAGGAGATCGCGCAGACCGCTTCGACCAGCGAGAACAGGGCCGCCTCGTAGATATTGGCCCAGTGATTGGCCAAGCGGTGGGCGTCGTTGAGACCCTCGAAGCGGCGATAAGTCTTGGCCTCCTGGGCGAACAGTTGAATGACGCTCACGCCCGAGATGGCCTCCTGCAGGTAGGCGTTGAGGCGCGCGATGCGTTCGCGGATGGCGCGGTAGCTCTCGCGCGCTTTGAGGCGGAAGAAGTTGATGGCCAACACCATCACCGGCAACAGCGCCAGTGTTACCAAGGCCAGGCGCCATTCGATCGCCAGCATGATGGCGACGATTCCCAGCAGCGTGACCACATCCATCAGGATCGTCATCGCCCCGGCGGCGAACATCTCGCTGATCACATCGACGTCACCGGTGAGCCGGGTAACGGTGCGGCCGACCGGGTTGCGGTCGAAGAACGACGCCGGCAGGGTTTGCACATGCGCGAACAAGTCGTGGCGCAAGTCGGCCAGGCTTTTCTGCGCCACCACCATGGTCAGGTAGTACTGCACGTACAGGCAGACGAACTCACCGGCCAAGCTGCCGGCATAGAGCAGCCCCATATGGCCGAGACCGCTGAGGTCGCGAGCGGCGACGTAGCGATCGATGGCGAGTTTCAGGATGTAGGGTTGGGTCAAGGCGAACAGCGAGGTTAGCGGCAGCGAGGCCAGCGCCAAGAAGAACAGGCGGCGGTAGGGCCGGATGTAGGCCCACAGCCGGAGCATCAGCCGGGCGTCGTAGGCCTTGCCGAGCGCGGCTTCCTGATGCAACGAAGGACCGGCGGCGGTGCCGGCCGTTGTCACTGGCGGTGTGCTCACAGCTCGGCCAGCTCCTCTTCCAGGCTCTGCTGGCGGTAGAGATCGGCGTAAAAGCCGGCGCGCGCCAGCAGCGCGTTGTGGTCGCCGACCTCGACGATGCGGCCGTCGTCGACGACTGCGATCATGTCGGCGTCCTGAATGGTGGAGATGCGGTGAGCGATCACGATGCTGGTGCGGCCGTGCAAGATCTCGCGCAGCGCCCGTAGGATGCGCCGCTCGGTGCGGGTGTCGACGCTAGCGAGCGCGTCGTCGAGCACGAGGACCTGCGGGGCGGCAGCGATGGCGCGGGCCAGCGTCAGGCGCTGGCGCTGGCCGCCGGAGAGCGTGATGCCGCGCTCGCCGATGATGGTGTCGTAGCCGTAACGAAAGGCGGCGATCTCGTCGGCGATACCCGCCGCCTGTGCCGCTCGCTCGACGGCGGCCTGATCAACCGGGTCGAGCACGAAGCCGACGTTGTCGGCAATGGTGTCGGAAAACAAGAAAGGGTCTTGCGGCACAAAGGCGATGCTGCGGCGCAGCTGCTGCAGCGGCAGTGTGCGGATATCGCGGCCATCGAGCAGGATGGCGCCGGCGCTGACATCGGCCAGGCGTGGCAACAACCGGGCGATGGTCGATTTGCCGCTGCCGGTGCGGCCGACCAAAGCGAGCTGCTGTCCCGGCTCGACGGTAAAGCTGATGTTGTCGAGCACCTGATGGCCGTTGTGCGGCGTGTGGTAAGCGAAATCGACGTTGCGGAACTCGATGCGGCCGCGCACGAGCGGTAGCGGCGCAGCATCGGGGGCATCGCGGATCTCGGGCACAGCCGCGAAGATGTGTTCGAGCCGCTGTAATGCGGCGCGGCCACGCTGGAGCACCGACAGCATCCAGCCCAGCGCCATGGTCGGCCACGCTAGCAAGGCCAAGTAGCCGATGAACGCCACCAGATCGCCGAGGCTCAGCCGGCCGCTAATCACGTGCGCCCCGCCGTACCACAGCACCACCAACGTGCCGAGGCTGGAGGCCACCTTCATGGCTGGAAACATCCGGCCGCGCACCTTGGCCAGCTCTATACTGTCGGCGAGGAAGCGCCGGTTGATCTGCTCGAACTTAGCCGTCTCGGCCGCTTCGGCGACGTATGACTGCACCACGTGGATGCCGCTCAAGTTCTCCTGCACCGCGCTGCTCACCTCCGCCAGCCGCTCCTGCACGTGCAGTGTCCCTTCCATCAACTGGCGGCTGTAGTACTTCACCAGCCAGAGCAGCAGCGGATAGGGTAACAGCGCCATGAGCGTGAGCGTGGCATCGAGCGACAGCATGATCGACACGGCGTAAACGTAATAGATTGGAGTGTTGACGAGATTGAGAATGGCCGGGCCTAGCAGCAGCCGCACCGCGGTGACGTCGTTGACCAGCCGGGACATGAGGTCGCCGGTCTGTTGCGCGTGATAGTAAGACTGCGGCAGCCGCTGCAGGTGCGCGAAGAGATCATTGCGCAGGTCGTACTCGACGTCGCGGCCGGCATTGAAGATGAGTACCCGCGAGCAGGTGCGCACCAGCCCCTGGACCAGCGCAATCGCGATGATCGCAGCCGCGAAGACCAGTACGTTGCGGTAGGGTTGCCCCTGCTCGACGGCGTCGATCGCCTGCTTGAGCAGGTAGGGGACGCTCATCGCCAGCGAGGCAGTGACGAGCAAGCAGGCACCACCGGCGAGGTATCGCCGCCGGTAGCGCCACAGATAACCCCGCAGTCGCCCCACGGGGGCCATCATCCCACAACGTGGCGCTGAAGCAACGCGGCCGGCGCCTGCCGAATTACAGAATACAGACGACTACTGTGAGCGCGCGGACGGCAGCGATAGCGCCGGCGCGCAGCGTACTCAACGGCTGATGCGCCCGCGCCAGACCTCGATGGAGCCGAAGCGGCCACGCTCTGGCCCTTGGGACTTGGGGTCGAGCTTGGCTTTCGGGTCGAACTTGGTGTCGGCTTTCTGGTCGCCCGCCTTCTTGGCTGCGTCTTTCTTGCCGCCAGTGCGGTATGTCGGCGAAAGCACGTCGCCGAAAGCTACACCGATATCGAGGACGCCGTCGCGATCGACATCGGCCAAGCCGACACCCCAGGTTCGCTCGCGACCAGTCAGCGGCAGCGTAGTGGTTTCCACCAGCTTCCAGTTGCCCTGGCCGTCACCCAAGAACGGGAACACGCCGTAGACGCCGCCGATTTCCTCCAGATTAGTCTTACCGGCGACGACTAGGTCGGTCTTGCCGTCGTTGTTCAGATCGCCAAAGGCGACGCCGAGCGCGTTCATCGGCATCAAGCCGGTGCTCGACACTTTCCACTTGCCGTTGTCCCAGAGAAACACCTCTATCCCCGGCACCGCACTGGAAGCGGCCAAGTCCAGCTTGCCGTCTCCGTTCACGTCGCCAAGGGCGATCCCAAACATGTACAACCCGTGCACGTCGGGAGCCGGCAGACCTTCTGAGCCTTCGCGGAAGCCCCCTTTGCCGTTGCCGAGCCACACCCGCGGGCCGGCAGAGTAGGCCGCGGCGATATCCAGATTACCGTCGCCGTCGACGTCACCCACCGCCAGCGCATTACCCCACTCGTTTTGAGGCAACCCTTCGGTTCGTTCCCGCCACGTTCCCTTACAATCGCCGCGGAAGGTGCGAATACCCTCCTCGGACGCGGCGATAACAACCAGATCGGCGCAGCCGTCTTTATCGAAATCACCGATGGCGACATCCTCGCATCCGATGGTCGGCAAACCGGATGAGGCGGCCTTCCAATTGCCGGCTCCGTCGCCGAGGAAGACGTATACCCCCTTGCAGTGATCGGCAACGGCTACGTCCGTCTTGCCGTCGTTGTTGATGTCGGCGAACTCCACGCCGCCGCCGCAGAAGGTCTCGCGCGGCAGTCCGTTCGAAGCGTCGGTCCAGTGACCTTTGCCGTCGCCAGCGAAAATGAACGGGCCATCGGCCAAACGGGTGACAAAGCCAATGTCCGGATTGCCGTCGCCATTGATGTCGCCGAAGCTGATCTGCGACTTGAAGATCTTGCCGCTGGGCAACCCCTGGCGGGCCGGTTCGTAGGTCAGCGGCGACGACACCGCCACCGGGGCCGCGGGCTCGGCGGGCGCTGTCGCCGGCACTGGCCGAGTTGCCTGACACCCCGCGATCAGCCCTAGAGCTACCGCCGCGCACAGCAGTTGCGTTCTCGATTCCGTCATGATCCCAAACCTCCCCCGTTTCGCGTGTGCCGTATATGACCGCCGAGCGCGGCAAATATTCGGAGTGCCAAAAAAACGTGCCGTCCTGTACCAGAGCGATTCCGCAGCGTCAAGGACGCCCGCGCCGGCACTCCGGCCCCGCCAGCCGGGGCGGAATCGCCGTATTTTTGAAGACTTCCGTCGCTCGATTGGGCAATAATCGGCCATTTTCCGCTTGACAACATAGACCGCTTCAAGTATCTCAACGGCGCTTCCCGCCCACTTGCGTGAAGGGGTGGCGGTAGGCGCTCGCAGGCATCGGCTTGCGGGCTGGGTGGTCAGGGCTCAGGGTGAGCGGTTAGTTTCTCCGCAACGGAAAGGAGAAAGAAGATGAGTTCTCGATTGGGGAAGCGGCGACTGGCGGGTCTGGCTGTAACGCTGGCGACGGCGCTCCTAGTAACAACGGCGGGACGCGCCAAGGCGGCGGACCCCCTGACGAATTCCGGGGTCACCGTGGATCAGCCGGGCGCGATTCTCGTGTTCCCCAAGGTGGTGTACAAGGCGAACCCGACCACCGGTGAGGTTCGTGACACCATCATCCAAGTTGCCAACACCTTCAATTCCGCGGTGCGGGCGCGTTGCTTTTACGTCAACGCTCAGCTGACGAATCCAACGCAGCCATTTCACCCCACCCTGAATCCGCGGCTGTGGCAGGAGACTGATTTCTCCATTCTCCTAACCCGCCAGCAGCCGACGCACTGGGTGGCCAGCCTCGGCCGGCCGGTTAATCCCGGGGACCCGCTGGGTTCGGGCAACGCCGGACTCGATCCAGGTGGGGTGCCGCCGGTGACGCTGGGCTTCGAGGGCGAGTTGCGCTGCGTTACGGTCGACAACAGCGACGCGGCCCTGGGCGCCAACTACCTCAAGGGTGAGGCGACCCTGCGCAGTAGCACTTACGACGTGTCCAACTACAACGCCATCGCAATCCGCGGCGGAGAGTTAGCACCCGAAAACCCAACCGAATTGTGGCTAGACGAAATCGGTAAAGATACCGGCCTGCATTACAACTCTTGCCCCGACACCCTCCTGCTCGACTTCATTGCCTTTGGCGAGCCGGACCCCGTCGTCTCGGACCTCGGGCTGTGTACCGCTCCGGCGGATTGCGCGGTTGAGACTACCTTGACCCTGGTGCCGTGCAGTGCCGACTTCGAGAACGTGCAGGGCGGCAGCGCCGTCGTCAACTTCGACATCACCAACGAGTTTGAAGAGCGCCTCTCGCGCGACGGTGTGCCGGTGGACTGCTGGCTGGATTCCCCGTTGAATGCTCTGGGCAGCAACGCGTTCAATGCTGGGGTTCTCGGCTCCATCACCGGCTTCGCTCGCATTACGCCGGCCTCAGGCTCCGGTGGCATACTGGGGATTGCCGAAGAAACCCGCTCCGATTCCGCAGCCAGCCTTGGGCGGGCCGCATTCAGCCTGCAACACGAAGGCTCTCGTGCCGCCTCGGAAGCCCCCGATGTCATCGTCCTCTCTGCACCGTGATCGGTGACGCTGAGAGCGGGAGTGGACCAGACGGACTTTGTCCAGCGGTGAGGAAAAGGAGACAAGCGATGAGCACGAACAAGGGGCTTAGGCGGCGGGTGGTGTTGGGGATCGTGGCAGGGATGGTGGCGACAGCCGGAATGGCCCGCGCGGATGTGGTGACGGACCAGGCCGCAGCTATCCTGGTGTTCCCCAAGATCAAGGTCGATACCGCCGGCACGCCGGCAACCGACACGATCGTACAGGTCACAAATACCTCGCCCTTCCTATCGAAGGCACACTGCTTCTACGTAAACGCCAATTCCCATTGCAGCAACGCAAACCCACCGGCTGTCCCGCTCACCTGCCTCAGCAACGCCGATTGCAATCCCGGTGGGCTCACCGGTGGTGTCTGCGTGCCCGGCTGGAACGAGCGTGACTTCCAACTCACTTTGACCAAGCGCCAGCCGCTGTCGTGGCGCGCCAGCCAAGGGCTCGCCAATCCCTGCCCCGCCGGTTACAGCAACGATGATTGTAGCGGTTCCTACGTGCCCCTTAGCGGCGGGCGGGTCTCTCGCGACGGTCAGAGCAACGGCGACACCAAGGTGCCGCCAGTCGAAGAGAACCCCTTCATCGGCGAACTCAAGTGCGTGCAGGTCGACATCGGCACGGATCAGCCGATCGATCGCAACGACCTCAAGGGCGAGGCGACCATCGTCTCGACCACTGACGTCGGGGGAGTCGACGCCAGTAAATACAACGCGGTCGGCATTCAGGCCATCGAGGGGGCGCAGGACGGCGACCCGGCAACACTGCGCCTCGGCGGACCGGACCCCGAGTACAACGCCTGCCCGCGCATCAACTTGCTCGATCACTTCTTCGATAGCTTCGATGAGCTGGACGCCGCTGGTGGCGTAGGCACCCATAATGACGGCACTGGCGCCGCCAGTGTGGTCGAGCGGGTCGCGACCGATATCGTCGTCATCCCCTGCAGCGAGGACTTCCTCAACCAAGACCCCACATTCGGCGCCGCCATTCTGCAGTTCCTGATTTACAACGAGTTCGAGCAGCGCTTCTCCACCGCCACTCGGGTCAACTGCTTCAAGGAAGTCCAGCTGTCAGACATCGACACCCGCTTCGGGGTGGCTGACAACAACGGGTCGATATTCAACGCCGCGGTGCAAGGGACGCTCACCGGTCAGACGCGCATTCGGCCGGTAGTCGGCAGCTCCCGCGCCAACCGAGTGTTGATCCTGGCCCAGGAGCGCTGGCGCACGGGCGGCGGGCCTCTGGAATACATGAGCACGGCGCGTAACGTGCAAACCATCCAAGAAGTCAACCCAAACGAACCGCCGGACATGATCCTGCTGACTTGCCCGGACGGCTCCGCGCCGCCGTGCTTCTAGGCCGAACTGTTTAACGCAAGCAAAAAGGCCGGGAGGAATACCTCCCGGCCTTTTTTTCGCCCAGTGCCCGTTGCCGGTGCTAGCGTGAAGTTGCGGGCCGCAGCTCGCCGGCCGAGCCCAGCCCGACTAGCGTGAATTGCACCCGGGCCTCGACTTCCTCCGGGTTTGACTTGTCCACCACGGCGAACTCAAAGCCCCAGCAGTCACATTGCGACAAGAGCCGGACACCGAAGTAGTTCTCGAGAAAGCGGTTGTTCTGCACATCAACGCGGCCGGCGTAAACAAAGCCCAACGTGTCGGTGAGGCGCAATTGCACCGTGCTGTCGATTTGCTGCAGTAGACTGCGGGTAATGAACCGATAGGTCACCCCCAGTGCGTTGCGGGTCTCCAGGCGCACGGAATCATCGCTGTCAGCTCGGCCCGCGCCGCGCACGCGAAAGCCGACACTGGCCGACGACACATCCGCCACGCTGGTGTCATAGTCCGTATGCGCCCGCAGCGACAGCGCCGAACTGGGCTGCACCCGCAGGCCCAGAGCCACGTCGGAAAAATGGTCGGCCGTGCCGGCCGTGCCCTGTCCTGTCACCGGCTCGATCTCGCGCTCAGTGTCAAAGCTCTGCGTCAGCGACAATCGCGCCAGTTCCGCAACGCTGTTTGCCGACACGTTCCGCGCGGCAGAGCCGGGCGCCGCGGCTACGGTTGCAGCGGGCTCCGGCGCGTGTTTGGCCAGCAGGCGGCTCACCACACCGTAGGTGAAGAGGCTTCGCCGATTATCGCGGTCTTCGCCGTCGAAGACCGGTAACTCGTCCTGGTCGACGCCGGGCACGAACGTGTACTCGACCAATGGCTCGATGGTGTGCTTGAGCTTGCTGACTCCCATGTGCTCGAAGGCATAGACGCGGCTGAGCGAGGTACCGGCCTCGGCGCTGAGATGGAACAGCTCGCGCGTTCGATTCGCCGGTAAACGAACGAACTGGCCAGGCTGTGTTCCGTTGAGGCCATCTGCCGATTCGGTTTGCGTCAGATGATAGGCGGTTTCACGCAAGCCCGCCCGCACCGAACCAAAGAACCCTGCTCCCAGCGGG
This window harbors:
- a CDS encoding ABC transporter ATP-binding protein; the protein is MGRLRGYLWRYRRRYLAGGACLLVTASLAMSVPYLLKQAIDAVEQGQPYRNVLVFAAAIIAIALVQGLVRTCSRVLIFNAGRDVEYDLRNDLFAHLQRLPQSYYHAQQTGDLMSRLVNDVTAVRLLLGPAILNLVNTPIYYVYAVSIMLSLDATLTLMALLPYPLLLWLVKYYSRQLMEGTLHVQERLAEVSSAVQENLSGIHVVQSYVAEAAETAKFEQINRRFLADSIELAKVRGRMFPAMKVASSLGTLVVLWYGGAHVISGRLSLGDLVAFIGYLALLAWPTMALGWMLSVLQRGRAALQRLEHIFAAVPEIRDAPDAAPLPLVRGRIEFRNVDFAYHTPHNGHQVLDNISFTVEPGQQLALVGRTGSGKSTIARLLPRLADVSAGAILLDGRDIRTLPLQQLRRSIAFVPQDPFLFSDTIADNVGFVLDPVDQAAVERAAQAAGIADEIAAFRYGYDTIIGERGITLSGGQRQRLTLARAIAAAPQVLVLDDALASVDTRTERRILRALREILHGRTSIVIAHRISTIQDADMIAVVDDGRIVEVGDHNALLARAGFYADLYRQQSLEEELAEL
- a CDS encoding VCBS repeat-containing protein produces the protein MTESRTQLLCAAVALGLIAGCQATRPVPATAPAEPAAPVAVSSPLTYEPARQGLPSGKIFKSQISFGDINGDGNPDIGFVTRLADGPFIFAGDGKGHWTDASNGLPRETFCGGGVEFADINNDGKTDVAVADHCKGVYVFLGDGAGNWKAASSGLPTIGCEDVAIGDFDKDGCADLVVIAASEEGIRTFRGDCKGTWRERTEGLPQNEWGNALAVGDVDGDGNLDIAAAYSAGPRVWLGNGKGGFREGSEGLPAPDVHGLYMFGIALGDVNGDGKLDLAASSAVPGIEVFLWDNGKWKVSSTGLMPMNALGVAFGDLNNDGKTDLVVAGKTNLEEIGGVYGVFPFLGDGQGNWKLVETTTLPLTGRERTWGVGLADVDRDGVLDIGVAFGDVLSPTYRTGGKKDAAKKAGDQKADTKFDPKAKLDPKSQGPERGRFGSIEVWRGRISR